A window from Heteronotia binoei isolate CCM8104 ecotype False Entrance Well chromosome 15, APGP_CSIRO_Hbin_v1, whole genome shotgun sequence encodes these proteins:
- the LOC132584161 gene encoding uncharacterized protein LOC132584161 encodes MTHIVPKSKAPGADFCGVDNNYYIVRSDLGCYMKSSNFNHGYDLEVFSLHTSCRGGDHYLAHEDNLFYIIKGNKYRRVSSMTKDTGSIVYSLHPNCQGGDHYLSAFGAFYIIFQGRGVYRRVSNMNTDEDAIEYTLHPDCQNGLYYWGVKDYYYFVQPHDEWGIQYTRCTDFHQNTDATSFSFHGSVVPFIPGGLAINEGAAFGKWEALKTITNNSDSPIVWNKKLTKKVGYNKKKMDSVEQSWKISMSASYQAGTLTEAIAKYQFSLSAEYGGKSVQTQQEDWNETTEVEESVHVTLQPQSQMFIWQYQLGLGNEPVLFCRDMMFTNDSTPPSTVPLPPSSN; translated from the coding sequence ATGACTCATATAGTCCCCAAAAGCAAAGCTCCAGGAGCCGATTTCTGCGGAGTGGATAATAACTATTACATTGTCCGCTCCGACCTGGGCTGCTACATGAAGTCATCCAATTTCAACCACGGCTACGACCTGGAAGTGTTTAGCCTGCATACTTCTTGCCGGGGTGGGGATCACTACTTAGCCCACGAGGATAACTTATTCTACATCATCAAAGGAAACAAGTATCGCCGTGTCAGTAGCATGACTAAGGATACTGGCTCTATCGTGTACAGCCTTCACCCCAACTGTCAAGGAGGGGACCACTACCTCTCTGCCTTTGGAGCCTTCTACATTATTTTCCAGGGCAGAGGTGTTTACCGCAGGGTCTCTAATATGaatacagatgaagatgcaattGAATATACCCTTCATCCAGACTGCCAGAATGGCCTTTATTACTGGGGTGTGAAGGATTACTACTACTTTGTGCAACCGCATGATGAATGGGGGATCCAGTACACTAGGTGCACTGACTTCCATCAAAACACAgatgctacttctttttccttCCATGGGAGTGTGGTCCCCTTTATCCCTGGAGGGCTGGCCATTAACGAAGGCGCAGCTTTTGGTAAATGGGAGGCACTCAAGACCATCACCAACAACTCTGACAGTCCCATCGTATGGAACAAGAAGCTCACTAAGAAGGTGGGatacaacaagaagaagatggaCAGTGTGGAGCAGAGCTGGAAAATCAGCATGAGTGCCTCGTATCAGGCGGGGACCCTCACTGAAGCCATTGCCAAGTACCAGTTCTCCCTTTCTGCTGAATATGGGGGGAAATCTGTCCAAACCCAGCAGGAAGACTGGAATGAAACCACAGAGGTGGAAGAATCTGTTCATGTGACCCTGCAGCCCCAAAGCCAGATGTTTATATGGCAGTACCAGCTGGGCTTGGGTAATGAGCCTGTCTTGTTCTGCCGCGACATGATGTTTACAAATGATTCCACCCCACCCTCAACTGTTCCTCTGCCGCCTTCGAGTAATTAA